The following coding sequences lie in one Corynebacterium humireducens NBRC 106098 = DSM 45392 genomic window:
- a CDS encoding FtsB family cell division protein, protein MATEPSPRSRRTVPVVSRTRDARRKPPRRPRMRFNTAEFGVLAAVAIIVIVTIWAPANNYFQGRSEINRLNESIAAKQAEKERLLEEIDRYGDEAWIREEARRRLGLIEPGEVAFRVIDPNMEVDPTVTTSAEELTADWTWYEILWASIATPPADDPGGVLMEE, encoded by the coding sequence GACCGAACCTTCCCCCCGCTCCCGGCGTACCGTGCCGGTGGTGTCCCGTACCCGGGACGCCCGGCGTAAGCCCCCGCGTCGCCCGCGGATGCGTTTCAACACCGCCGAGTTCGGTGTGCTGGCGGCGGTGGCGATCATCGTGATCGTCACCATCTGGGCACCGGCGAACAACTACTTCCAGGGCCGCTCGGAGATCAACCGCCTCAACGAGTCGATCGCCGCGAAGCAGGCGGAGAAGGAGCGCCTCCTCGAGGAGATCGACCGGTACGGCGACGAGGCGTGGATCCGGGAGGAGGCCCGCCGCCGCCTCGGGCTCATCGAGCCGGGGGAGGTCGCCTTCCGTGTCATCGACCCGAACATGGAGGTCGACCCCACCGTGACCACCTCCGCGGAGGAGCTGACGGCGGACTGGACGTGGTACGAAATCCTGTGGGCGTCCATCGCAACGCCGCCCGCAGACGACCCCGGTGGTGTGCTCATGGAAGAATGA
- a CDS encoding DUF501 domain-containing protein yields the protein MTVNDADLAAVEKQLGREPRGVLAISYRSPDGAPGVVKTAPRLPDGTPFPTLYYLTDPRLTGEASRLEVAHVMKWMEERLATDESLQADYRAAHEHYLAERNALEDLGTDFTGGGMPERVKCLHVLIAYALAEGPDRVRFGTEAVALAADRGGLRGTAIPADWPTCAELGFDAHQFDDLYQEAAK from the coding sequence ATGACTGTCAACGATGCAGATCTGGCGGCCGTCGAGAAGCAGCTCGGGCGTGAGCCCCGTGGCGTCCTCGCGATCTCCTACCGCAGCCCGGACGGCGCTCCGGGTGTGGTGAAGACCGCGCCGAGGCTTCCCGACGGAACCCCGTTCCCCACCCTGTACTACCTCACCGACCCCCGGCTGACCGGCGAGGCCTCGCGCCTCGAGGTCGCGCACGTCATGAAGTGGATGGAGGAGCGCCTCGCCACGGACGAGTCCCTGCAGGCCGACTACCGGGCCGCCCACGAGCACTACCTCGCCGAGCGCAACGCCCTCGAGGACCTCGGCACCGACTTCACCGGCGGCGGCATGCCCGAGCGCGTGAAGTGCCTCCACGTGCTCATCGCCTACGCGCTGGCCGAGGGGCCGGACCGGGTGCGTTTCGGCACCGAGGCCGTCGCGCTGGCCGCCGACCGCGGTGGACTGCGCGGCACCGCGATCCCCGCGGACTGGCCGACGTGCGCGGAACTGGGCTTCGACGCCCACCAGTTCGACGACCTGTACCAGGAGGCCGCGAAGTGA
- a CDS encoding Ppx/GppA phosphatase family protein — MTRVAAVDCGTNSIRLLICDIMGDTTREVTRTMEIVRLGQGVDATGQLDPEAIERTREALERFVGIMEFEQVKAVRMVATSATRDASNREDFFRMTGELLGRITPGARAEVISGEEEAALSFRGAITDLDPSDGPFCVIDLGGGSTEFIVGTADGEVLGMHSTQMGCVRVTERIMRSDPPTETETEIAMEYVAERMEDVVKIVPIREARTFVGVAGTFTTLSALAQGLETYDPREIHGSVLRFSALRVLTAEIRRQSAETRALNPVVHPGRADVLGGGSAVVDGIMDMLEKETRADSFVISEKDILDGIVASLGDRLRA; from the coding sequence GTGACCCGTGTCGCGGCCGTGGACTGCGGCACCAACTCGATCCGACTCCTCATCTGCGACATCATGGGCGACACCACCCGCGAGGTCACCCGCACGATGGAGATCGTCCGCCTCGGACAGGGCGTCGACGCCACCGGCCAGCTCGACCCGGAGGCCATCGAACGCACCCGGGAGGCGCTGGAGCGTTTCGTCGGGATCATGGAGTTCGAGCAGGTCAAGGCGGTCCGCATGGTCGCCACGTCGGCGACCCGCGACGCCTCCAACCGGGAGGACTTCTTCCGCATGACCGGTGAGCTCCTCGGCCGCATCACCCCGGGGGCCCGCGCGGAGGTCATCTCCGGCGAGGAGGAGGCGGCGCTGTCGTTCCGCGGGGCGATCACCGACCTCGACCCCTCCGACGGCCCGTTCTGCGTCATCGACCTGGGCGGCGGTTCCACGGAGTTCATCGTCGGCACCGCTGACGGCGAGGTCCTCGGCATGCACTCGACCCAGATGGGCTGCGTCCGCGTCACCGAACGGATCATGCGTTCCGATCCGCCGACCGAGACCGAGACCGAGATCGCCATGGAGTACGTGGCGGAGCGGATGGAGGACGTCGTCAAGATCGTGCCCATCCGGGAGGCCCGCACCTTCGTCGGAGTGGCCGGCACCTTCACCACTCTCTCCGCGCTGGCCCAGGGCCTGGAGACCTACGACCCGCGGGAGATCCACGGCTCCGTGCTGCGTTTCTCCGCGCTGCGTGTCCTCACCGCCGAGATCCGCCGCCAGTCCGCCGAGACCCGCGCCCTCAACCCGGTCGTGCACCCGGGGCGTGCGGACGTCCTCGGCGGCGGCAGCGCCGTCGTCGACGGGATCATGGACATGCTGGAGAAGGAGACCCGGGCGGACAGCTTCGTCATCAGTGAGAAGGACATTCTCGACGGCATCGTCGCGTCGCTGGGGGACAGGCTCCGCGCCTGA